The Elusimicrobiota bacterium genome contains the following window.
CCTGCGATACTCCCGAAAAACGCTACCCTATACGATACCGGTTCATTTGAATCATCAATCTCAGGATCAGAGAATACCGCTTTTTTGAATACTTCAACCAAATGTTTCCGTGCAAGTAATACAAGTACAATCGCAAACGCTATGTATCCTCCGATAGCTTGTTCCGGGCCATAGAATAACGGATAATTGTTTAACTGCACACCCATACCCATACCGATAACCTGTTCAATCCTGAACAGCAGATAGAATAGCCAGACAGACATACTTACTTCTAAAGATACAAGGTATCCAAACCCCAGTATTGCAGGATTATAGTAGATAACCAGCGGCTTAATAGCTGACCATGGCTGTTCCGTAAACACATTACCCAGATTGTAGTAAATCCCCATTGCAGGGAAATCAGGGTTAACAGCATTTAAGATATTCATTACATTGTATAACAACGCCAACCCAAACCCTATCCACATAACAGGACTTTTTAAAAAGTCAGATACCGCGGAGTTAGGGTCAGACTTACTCTGTTGTGTTAATTCCAACGGCAGATAAATCAACGGAAAAGTCAGACGTTCCTTCTCAATCCACTGTTTCCTGAAGATAACAAGAATAAAAAACATTGTGAGAAACAGCGTTACGAATACCATACCCCACATCATCAACGGTACCGCCCAGTCACCCCATGGGACACGCCCATCCGGCGCGCCTTCGTACATCATACGTATAACTTCCTTGTTTTGCGGCGCTACCCACGAAGGAATATATTCCGCGAGTTTATCAAACTGGTTTTCGGGTGTAGCATAGTAGTACGGTACTGTGATAAACGGAAAAAATACGCGGGCAACCCCTACGGCACTCATTGATACTGCCATAGTCATTACGCTGTAGATAACTAATACTTCAGCGCGGTTAAGACGCAGTTTTGTACTGATTTTATTAAGTACCGGATTCAGGAGTACGAGCAGCAACAAGCCCGCTACTGCCGGGATTGGCGGTACGCTTTCCGATATCTGGCACGCATTCGTGATAAGTTCAGACCTGCCAATCCAAACCGTTGCGATCACTACTAATATGATTGAAATAATAAACGCGCGAAATGTCAACCCGCTGATTTGTTCATTCTGTTTTTCATTCATTAAATAATTTCCTTCTTAATCACTTCTTTATCAGCACTGCCCTAACACTCTCACGTAACATCTTAGGGTCAAATGGTTTCTCTATGTACGCCACAATATTTTTTGCCATTGCAAACACATCACGCATCCGTCCTTTTGCAGTAAGGATTATCACAGGAATCTTATTTGTTGCAGGATCCTGCTGCAGCGTGTTATACACAGTATACCCGTCAATCCCGGGCATCATTATATCCAGAAGGATAAGGTCAGGTTTTTGTTGCGCTGCCAGGCTGATAGCTTCCCTCCCGTTGAATGCGTTAATCACTTCATACCCGTCTTTCATCAATAAAAAGTCTAGCAATTCAACCACATTTTTTTCGTCATCAACAACCATCACTTTTGCCATAGGTTATTCATCCTTTCTTTTCCCCGGCTTTAGATTCGAGAAAAGATTCTATAAACATATCAATATTACCATCCATAACATCCGCGATATTGCTGTACTCATGATCTGTACGATGATCCTTTACCAGCTGGTACGGCATAAACACATATGAACGTATCTGATTACCCCATGCAATATCACCTTTTTCGCCGTAATGACGTTCCTGTTCCGCGCGTTTTTTATCTTCTTCCAACTCAAACAATTTAGCTTTCAGCATCTTCATTGCTTTCGCACGGTTTTTCATCTGTGAACGCTCATTTTGGCACGCAACAACGATTCCCGTGGGTAAATGTGTCATCCTAACCGCAGAATCTGTTTTATTAACATGCTGCCCGCCTGCCCCTGAAGAACGGTAGGTATCAATCCGTAAATCAGTATCTTTTACTTCAATCTGCACATCATCTTCAATCTCAGGTATAACATCACACGCAGCGAAAGACGTATGCCTGCGTTTATTCGCATCAAACGGCGAAATCCGTACAAGCCGGTGAACCCCGGTCTCTGATTTCAAATACCCGTATGCGTATAAACCATTAACGAAAAAAGTTACGCTTTTAATCCCCGCCCCGTCACCGGGAAGAATATCCATAACTTCGGTAGCATACCCCCGGCGTTCAGCCCAGCGGAGGTACATCCTGAAAAGCATTTCTACCCAGTCACACGCTTCTGTCCCACCCGCGCCGGAATGAAGGTTTACAATCGCGCTATTCCTATCCTGCGGGCCGGAAAGCTTGGTTTCAAGTTCAATCCTATGCACATTTTCGCTTAACGCATTGATTTCATTAACAATTTCCTGGTCATACGCAGAACTACCCTCTTCTTTAGCAAGGTTATACAAAGTTTTTACATCATCAAACTTTCTCTGGAAAGTGGACCATAATTCCGATAGTTTTCTTATATCTGCTACTTGCTGAGAAACCTTCTGTGCTTCGGTTTGGTTATTCCAGAAATCAGGTTTTGCTGTACGTGCTTCAAGCTCAGTTAACAATGCTCTACGGTTATCAATCTCAAAGAAACCTCCGCAATTTTTCAAACCTTACAGAAAGATCTTGGATTTGTCCATTAACTTCTTCTATTACCATAATAATTGCTCCAATAAATACATAAACACCTTATATTATATGTCAACTGTCAACACTGGCACCGTAAAATAAACTGTTTTAACTTGTCATAATCTTTCCTCCGAGGTAAACGTTCAACCCCTGATGCTACATCTACGGCAAACGGGTCAACTTTCTCCACTGCCGCAGCTACATTGTCAGGATTCAACCCTCCGGCAAGAAAAATCGGTACTTCCAAAATCTTAGCTTTAACCGCGATATCCCAGTTGAACACCTCACCGGTTCCACCCTCAACCCCGGGCACATATGCATCCAAAAGAAAGTACTTTACGTATGGCTTATACTGTTCCATTGAGGTTATAACCTCATCCCCTTGTACTCTAAACGCTTTAATAACCTCAACCCCTGGTGCTACTACGGATATTTGTTCCCCCAGTGTTTTTACATACTCAACCGTTTCATCGCCATGCAACTGCACAAGTTTTAACCCCGTATTTTTCACGGTTTGAATCAACTCATCGGTTTCAGCGTTTACGAATACGCCAACAGGTTTTACAAACCCAGGAAGTTTTGATACAACATCCTTCACCATCTTCTGTGACACCTTCCTGGGACTATTTTCCCAGAAATTAAACCCTAGATAGTGTACCCCCATCCCGGCACACCAAACCGCATCATTTTCGTTTGTGATCCCGCAAATTTTAATTTTTGCCATACAAATACTTCCTTATCAAATGATTATAACAGAAAATACGGCTTTTGAAAAGAATTACTACTATAAACCGAGCCCGCGCACTGTGTGTTCGATGTTAGACAATCCCGCACGTATCAATGTTTCACCGATAAGGACTGCATGCACATTCGCACCGGTAAGCGCTTCAATATCTTCACGCGTTTTTATCCCGCTTTCCGCGACTGTAACTTTTAATGCAGGAATCTGGGGAACAAGTTCCAGTGTGGTATTAATATCCACCCTGAACGTCGTTAAATCACGGTTATTTATCCCGATAATCTCCGCACCGGTTTTCTCAAGTACAGTCTTTAGTTCCTTACCATCATGAACTTCAACAAGTACATCCATCCCGAGTTCCTTTGCATACACGCGTAACTCTTCAATTTGCCTAGGATCAAGCACGGCGTTAATTAAAAGTATAGCATCCGCACCAGCGGCCTTAGCTTCTGCTACCTGATACCTATCGATAATAAAATCTTTCCTCAATAACGGCAAAGATACCTTTATTTTAATATCAGATATATATTCAAGGCTTCCCCCAAAAAACTTTTCATCGGTCAGTACAGACACTGCCGCTGCGCCAGAAGATTCATACTTTTTTGCGATAGTAACAGGTTCAAATTTTTTAACTAATTCCCCGGCAGAAGGCGACCTGCGTTTTACTTCAGCGATTAGGTTAACTTTAGCATCGCTGTTCTCACGTTTGATGGAATCACGGAAAGAATAAGGTTTATATTCGAGGCCGGCAATTTGTTTCTCCAGTTGTTTTAACGAGACAATATCTTTACGTTCTTGAACAAATACTTTTTTATAAGCAATAATCCCGTCGAGAATATTATTAACCTTCATTTGTAAGGTTTTTCAGGAGTTCAACTTTCTTTAATGCAGCACCGGAATCAATGGACACACTCGCGAGCTCCACTCCGGCTTTAACGCCACTTGCTTTCCCTGCTGCTACGATTGCCAGTGCTGAGTTCAGAAGTACAACATCTCTCCGCGGGCCTTTTTCACCGCGTAGTACTGCAGAAATGATCTCCGCGTTTTTCTTGGCATCACCCCCGCGGATATCTTCAAGTGCTGCACGGGTAAAACCAAACTGTTCCGGTATTATAGTATACTCCTTAACCTTATTATCCATAAGTTCCGCAATAAAAGTTTCTCCTGTAACTGACACTTCATCAAGACTGTCCTTACCATGCACGACAAATACATGTTTAGCTCCGAGCCTGTTCATAACCTCAGCGAGTATTGGAACTAAACTTTTTTCGTACACCCCCAGCACCTGGGCAGTAGCATTCGCGGGATTCGTCAACGGGCCGAGGATATTAAATATTGTGCGAATACCTATCTGTTTCCGCGGATTAATAGCATACTTCATTGCTCCATGCAATACAGGCGCGAAGAGGAACCCTATCCCCGCAGTAGCAAGGCATTTTTCTACCACTCCAACGGTAACGTCAAGCTTTACCCCCAACGCTTCCAGGACATCAGCGCTGCCGCAATGCGACGATACCGAACGGTTACCATGCTTTGCAACGATAATCCCCGCACCAGCAACAACAAATGCTGTGGTAGTAGATATATTAAACGTATTAGTCCTGTCCCCGCCAGTACCGCAGGTATCTACAATGGTTTCATAGTCAATATTGATATCATCCCGATCAAGCCCTACAGCATTTTTAGGAGAAACATTCACGTGTGTCGCGAACTGGCGCATAACCCTCGCACAGCCGGTAATCTCGTCAATAGTTTCACCTTTCATTCTCAACGCCGTGATAAACGCTGCGACCTGAGCGTCTGTAGCTTCACCACCCATGATTTCAGACATCACATCAACAGCTTCAAGCTCGTCGAGATTATTCCCGGCAACAATTTTCTGTATAGCTTCCTTAATCATTATTACTCTTGATGTCCTTCAACTTCACCGATCTTGAGTTCGATATCACTACGTTTTTCTATACGCTCAATCTGCCCGTCTGTCACCCAGATGATACGGTCTGATACGTCTAACATCTTAAGGTCATGTGTTGCAGAGATTACGGTTACACCTTTTTCTCTATTAAGTTTCTTCAATAATGCAATAATTTCTTTCCCGGTCTTAAGGTCAAGGTTACCCGTAGGTTCATCAGCCAGTACAATCGCAGGATCATTCGCTAACGCCCTGGCGATAGCAACGCGCTGCTGTTGCCCGCCGGACATCTCCAACGGTTTATGATGCAACCTACCGCCAAGACCAACAAGTTCGAGCAACTCTTTCCCGCGGTCAAGGCATTCATCTGTAGACAACCCGGCAAATATCATCGGTAAAGTAACATTCTCCAGCGCTGTCATAACAGAGATTAAGTTAAACGTCTGGAATATGTACCCTATTTTCCGGCACCGCAACCACGCAAGTTCATATGCATCCAACTGTGCGACATCAACTTCATCAATATAAATCTTACCCTCAGTAGGTTTATCAAGGCCTCCGATAGCATTAAACAAAGTTGACTTTCCAGACCCTGACGGCCCCATGATCGATATATACTCACCTTTCATAATCTCAAGGTTAACGCCTCTAAGTGCATTAACCTCAATTTTACCCATAATGTACTGTTTTCTTACGTTAATACACCGGACAGTAAGTTCTGCCATGTAACTCTCCTCCTATTCAATAAATATAATAATAAAAAAATAATCTACTTTTTAACATCTAACTGTACTAACCCGCGTTCTACCAGGTTGCGTACATATTCAAATATCGACAGTTCCGACTCTTTAAAACTAAGCTTATACTTCTCTACGATAATCTGTATAAGACCTGCAACCGTGCGTTGCCCGTCACACGCATCCCAGATAACCGTTCCAATAGGGTCTAACGCAACAATCCTGTTTTTAGGTAAAATAAACATCCATGCAAAAAATGAGTTTATTCCCTTATACTTCAAAGGCAACTTCAGGACTACTTCTTCTTCCCCCCGCTTATCTTCTGTAATAAGACCATTTTTTCTGGGTACCGCGGTCAACGACTGCTCCCGCGTTAATACCATCCGCCCTTTAATACTCTTTTTACTGTTCATGACATACAACTCTTACTTGTTCCATAAACTTCCCGGCTATACCATCGTTTCCATCAACCCGAATTTCCGTAAGAAATATGCGGTTAATCTCCGGGCAATACCATAGTTTTATATTCAAACTTTCCTCAGGCTGTCCTTTACTTAAAAAACTCTTTTTTACAGGTTTATAGTTCAGCAACTCAACTGCCTGATGCCCACGGAAATCCACCTGAACAGCCTTCTCCGCAAGCTCGTGATACAACGACTTCATCACACCTTTTGACCAGTCATAAAACGGCATTTTGCGCAACAATACATCCGCAAGCCCCCACCGCGCTATCCTTAACTTTGCTTTACCAGCACTAAAATTCATCTGAAGGAATGCAGATTTTACCTCACAATTATCAAGCCTGAACTCCTTAGGGATATCCGCATGGAAATCAAGTATCGCCCATGGCGCTTTATCCCCCTGTACATGATCCCTTAACGACCTGATAACCTTCAGCATTAACGGCTGTTCTTCCTGAGTATAATACAACTGACATACAACAGTTTTATTACACCCGCTGCAGTGGAACCCAACCCCTTCAAATTTCAAATGCGTTTTTTTTAGGTGAACAATTTTGAACCCTATCTGTTCAACACCAGTCCACTGTGTATCATCAATCCACCGTATAGCGCCAAACTCCGGCTTCGCTTTTTTCCCAAACTTGAACTGTTTCACAATTCTTTTAATAAAATTATCAACAACCAGCCTTAAGTTCGGCTTTTTCTTGAACGTCTGCCATTTTATCCCAAGCTTGACACTAAAACGGTCATCAATTCTTAGATACCCGTTATCATAGTTCCCGCTGAACGCACCGATATCCCAATCCTGAGGTACCGTCATTGTAAAACCGTACCACGCAATCATTTTCTCGGTATTGCCAGGATTCACAGTATTCTCACTCATATTCTCAAAATACATTCTTTCTCAAAGAACAATCTAACCACCTACCATTATTCACTGCTAGAACGGCAGTTTAGATACGGACTGCGCAATTAATGTTGCGGCAATACATACCATACCGATTAAACCCATCCCGCAAGAAAATCCGGCAAATATTACCGGTGCGTAGTTCCTCCAGTTTTTTTCACCAAATTTCTTAGCGAAATAGTACCGGCCAAGCAACGCACCAATGAATTCAAGGAATAACGAATGCGGTAACTGCCCAACCCCGCGGATAAATCCATATATCAACATCATCGGTAATCCCGCTGCGGCAAGGATCACATAAAGCAGCAACCCGAACCCCAATCCTGTCGCCATTACAGGAAATTTTAGTGCTTCCAGCAAAAACGGCTTCCCTCCAACTGCAGTTGATGAAATCCACAAACTTGACTGCATAGCATGGAAGTACCACGTTTTTTGAGCATAAGGGAACAGCGCTGACGGTATAGGCCCAAGCTGCCAAATAAAACTCCAGAAAATGAACCCGCAGATAAAGATGATCGGCATGACTAACAGTTCAGCTTTTATAACACTGGTAATCTTTGTACCGGTAAGCTCAACTTCACGGAAAAACCCAGCCATCCCGCCGTAGTCATGCATAGGCAACGGTGCAAACCAAATTGCCGCGCCTTTGTATCCGCTCAGTAAAAACGTTGCTTCTCTTACCATAGGAATCCCGGCATACTGCCCGGTCATACCAGTCAACCTTGCGTGTACATACGACATCATAGGTGTATACAACAACGCAAATCCAATGAAAAAAATTATAGGAAAATGCGGAACAAGTACACGGCATAAAACTATGTTCAGTATAGATGATAAAACAAATAATCCCATCGCGAGTGTTACAGAAAAATCACCGCGCCCTTCCGGTGGGTGAAACAACTTAGAAAAATCCGCACTACCACTTTCCGTCTTTTTCTTTCTCGTAGCACGAACGATTTCGTAGATACTAAATATAAACACAGCAAACGCAATACCAATCCCAAAACTTAACCAAAAATCGATTGAGTTCGCAAAACTTGTATGGAACGTATCCATACCAGGCCGCCATGTTTTTAACACCCCGGTTTTCTGAAGTATCGGGTTAGCAATCATAGTTATGACAGAAGACGCAAACCCACCAACAACAATCCAATACGGCAATACAAATCCTATGAGGAAAGTCCCTAAACTGGTAACAAACCCAAATGGCGTTGCCGGTAAAATTGTTTCAATTGCAGCGGTAAGGTCAATCCAGGGAATAGGAAGCAATGTTACCGGTGTCACCAAGATCATACTTGAAATCGTGGGTATTCCTATATACACAAGCCCAAACAATAACCCGATAACACTACCTATTGAGAACATCCTCCACCGCCATGTTTCACTCTTAGACGAAGATTCTGCCAATGCCGTTGCGCCCTGAGCGGCAATAGGTGCCATCGGGAACGGCAGTTTTTCAACGTCAGAAGTTATTCTAAACAAAACATACCCAAAAGTGAACGCGTTAACCCTGCCTATGAGATAGTTAATTAACAACAAACCAATCGCAGGTAACCATTCCGGATGCAGGAAGGAACGGTTAATAATAGCATCTGACATAGGTTGCGGTGATACCCAAATTGGTATTTGATCCGCAAACGGCGCTGCAGCCGGGCTTGAAACAAAAAACTGGTGCCAAATAAGACCAGACCACGGGCCACCGGACAAGTGTAACGCATACCCGGCAATCACGTGTCCCGCTACGTAATAAAGCACAAAAAGTTCCTGTTTGGTCATCACCTGGAATGACCGCCGCATAACTTCCATAAACAAAATAATCGTCACCCACTGCGCTGCGGGCCCTACTCCCTGACCAGCAACCAACCCGAGATAAATAGACCCAGGCATCATTATGAACCCAATAAATATCGCCCCGATAACAGTTTTTAAATTAAACCCATCCTTAAACTCTTTGGGTTGTTCAATTAGATCTCGGTATTCGTTAATATCTCTTTGATTATCTCTTCTCATGATACCACACCCTCTTTTTCCATAAGTTCACAAATTCGTTTTTTGTACTCCTCTTTCTTATATTGCGGTACTGTACGCCAGATAAGGAATTGTTTCCTTAAAAACGAGAGGAACGCGCGGTTCGCTCGCCTCCATGACGACAAATCACCTGACCTGTGTTTAAGAATAATATCAATTTCGTATATATTATGTGAATCTGCGGGTATTGCCCTTAACTCAATAGACTGACTGGTCCCGAGGTCATATGGTGGTAACCACACATCCATTCCTATAGAATAACCTTCTCCATACTTAGTTGGCGTCTTCCAGAACTTAACTTCATTATTATAAAAGTTACTATCCGCATAATCTACGTGAGAATCAAAATATTCTTTTAAGAACCCTATACATCCCATAGCATCTACTCCGCTAACAGTAAATGGAAGTTCAACCTTAATTTCGCCTGTATCACTTTCAGGAAGCTTCCATTTCTTATCCATTGCAGGTACTGCGATCTCCGCAGCTTGTTTAGCGGGATACAACGTCGACAATAGAACTACCAGCATAATAATGATGGTAGTTGATACCGTAGAAGTTGAAGAATAATTCAATGTCATTGCACCCAGCATATTTAAGTCGAGCAATAACTTACTCACTGATTGCCCTAAGAGATACCCGGCAATTGCTCCAATGGTTGCATAAACACATGCTTCCGCAATAAACAGCATGGAAATATGCACTGGCGCAAGCCCAACCGCTGAGAAAGTACTAATCTCGCGTATACGTTCATACACTGACCCAAGCATAGTATTTAGCACTATCAACGCAGCGATTAAAATCGGTACAAACAAATTACCAAGCCCACTGAACGAAGTTAATCCCAGCGCTGTAAACATCTTAGTTGTATTTTCCTGAGTATTCCCGGAATAAACATTAAACGCATATCTAAGCACTAAACTATCTAACAACTTATCACGTTCCTCCGCATTTTTTATCCCTACAGCAATTGACGACATACCACCTCTGAGAAACGCGCAGGTTGCATTATCCGTCCAGATAACCTGTGAACCAAGCATATGTGAATACTCGTTAATCGGAACTTCCTCGTCGCTATAATCCCCTGCAGACCTTTTAGCCCGTGTCCTGACAACTAACTCATAAACATCAGGAGGCAGATTGGTATAGTCCACCGGCATCATTGACTCGCCGTCAAGATCAGTGAAACTATCAACTTTTTTATCGTCATATACACCAATAACCTTCAACTTTATACTTGCCAGGCTTACATATACATCTGAAAGGTTTCCGGGTTCAATCCCCAACGCTTTTGCCGCAGTTATCGGCAGCATACACACGCGTTCTTCATGTTTCAGGAACCACCTGCTTCCCTGAAATAACGTCCTGTCAATCCCGCTGACATCCTTTTCTTCCGCATCAAAACCGCTTATTCCATTCACTACAAACGATTTATCGTTATACTTAATCTCAATCGATTCTTTCCATCTAAGATCCGATGATATGTAATTATAGCGCGCAGCAATCGGGTACTTATCGCTGTGTTCTGCACCAAGATAGAAACCAGACCGCGCATTTAATCTCTCCCATGTTTTATCACGCAACAAAATACCATCATATTTCGGCGGAACTTTTACTTCCGACTTATTAGTCTGTACAAACGTTTGTACTGACGTAAACGATAAGACCGTGAATGTAAGTATTACCAAAGTCAAACTTGTAAGAATTGTGCGGTCACGGCGTTTACGCATATTAGAAATCCCGAGTGAGAATGACACACCAACTGCGCTCATCCTCCCTACATCAGCTTCATGCACACCGGATTGTTCAGTCTTCATTTGTTCCATCTGGCGGTTGAACTTCCCAAGTATTATTGAGATAACTATAACACCAAGTGCTACTATGATAAACGCTAATAAAATAATCCACGGCGTGGTTGTCAACTCAAAAGCAGGATGTACATACCTCAAGATAATAAAGAACAAAAGAAATATACCGAACACACCGGCAATCATGCGGTTAATATCCGGGAAACCAAAAATTAAGCGTTCCGCAAAATATGCAAACGGTAAAAGCAGCGCCATATAAAAAAGCACACCTTTAACCACATCATTCGCTGTTTGCCCAATATCCGGATACGCGCGTAACTCAAACCCTACTGCTTCATTAGTATTCTTCACTAACCCGCGATAATCAAACTCTTCGAGGCATTTCTTTGCTTGTTCCAACAACTCAGCGCTTTTCCCGTGCATTTTTCTGAGTTCAGGATTACTAATACCATGTTTTTCGAGTTTCTTAAGCCTGTATTCATCAAGTTCCCACATATCAATTGCCGCACGGAGTGACGTGTTGTATATAGTAGAACTTTCTTCATGCTTAAACCCGCGTCCTTCCGGATACCTATCGTTACTATTGAGCACTACTTTACGTATACCAATAACCCCGGTACCCATCGTTACTTTTGGTTTAATACCTTCTTCCACAAACACAGTTAAGCACGGTTCAAACGGAAGATTTCCATAACTTAACGGTGCAGAGTCGGTTTTACTGTCATAAACATAAATTTTTGTCAAACTATTGAACATCCGTACGTCCGTTATGTTATAGAGATCAAATGTCTTGCACGGAAACAAAATAATCGGCCTTTCTTTTTCTCTTCTCCCTGTCGCCGCCCGGGAATACTTAGCATCGCCTTCGGAACCCATATCCGGTGCATAGGTTATCTCACCGGTCACAGGGTCAGTCTTAAAAGATTGTATTGTCGCACCTAACATCCTAGTATTTTCCATGATAAACTTACCGTTTTCATCTGTAATATCCATAGCAAACGGATAAATCCCGGAATATGACCTTGTCATCAGCTGGATATATGTTAACGCTCCGGGAACAATTGTTGACGGTAAAAAACTTTCTTTCCTAACAAACTCCAATGCCAACCCGCGGATACGCTCGAACCTGAACGACAACTCTTTCAAGCGGAATAACGCCTGATTCTTACCATTCCCCAATGAATCCTTATTATCCGCATACTTGACAAGTACCGGAACTATTAACCTGCACTGCGTCTCCATATTTTCCCAGTTAATACTTTGAGGCAGATCAAGCGGTGTATTACAAAGATACCGCGGGTCATTTGCAGTAACTAAATTTATTCCGGGTACTGACTGGCGTTCCATTATTTCACAAGTGAACGCTGAATCGCTTGACAAAAAATCCTGCCAGCGTTTACCTTTCTTTGGGTTGATAGCGTCTATCAACACCTGTTTTGCCCCCGCAGTTACGGCTTCATTTGATATTTTAGCAATCAAATCCCCGACGGGAACATAAAACCTGCGCACAAAATCATCATTAAAATAATTACCACAGGCAAACATTGCGACATTAGGATTATTACTACCGATATCCAAACTAATAACTAACTTAGGTTTTGCAAATTCAATAAAGTCCTTAAACTTAGGCAGTGTTTCAAATTCTTTATCCAACTTTTCATACTTACTCCTATGTTTTTCAGATAAGAGCGCTGCTAAACGAAAACTTCCCTTAAGGCCAAGAAAATGCCCGGAGGTAGCAGTAAGACACACAGAGTTTTTGGGTTTATGTTGAGCGATAAGACGCGCTGTTTCAAGCAGTGTAGCAATCCCCATTGACTGTTCTGCACCTGGTGAAAGTTCAGGTACCACAGAAATACTGTCGTAGTAACTTTCAAGTACCAACAGATTATTCTTCAATTCCCTGTCAGAACCCTCAACCCATGCAAAAATATTCCACGTTTTTTTCTTTTCCCATTTCATCTCGCATTTAACGGTTGCAACACTATTTTTTCCATCTGCCTGTTTTAACATCTGCGCATTAGATTTTGATACCCAAAACCTTGGAAAACTCGCCGGGCCGTTTAAATACTTACTTTCCGCATCATTCCTCGATATTTTTTCTGGTTCAATAAAAATTATAGCTTTTG
Protein-coding sequences here:
- a CDS encoding peptide transporter, which translates into the protein MRRDNQRDINEYRDLIEQPKEFKDGFNLKTVIGAIFIGFIMMPGSIYLGLVAGQGVGPAAQWVTIILFMEVMRRSFQVMTKQELFVLYYVAGHVIAGYALHLSGGPWSGLIWHQFFVSSPAAAPFADQIPIWVSPQPMSDAIINRSFLHPEWLPAIGLLLINYLIGRVNAFTFGYVLFRITSDVEKLPFPMAPIAAQGATALAESSSKSETWRWRMFSIGSVIGLLFGLVYIGIPTISSMILVTPVTLLPIPWIDLTAAIETILPATPFGFVTSLGTFLIGFVLPYWIVVGGFASSVITMIANPILQKTGVLKTWRPGMDTFHTSFANSIDFWLSFGIGIAFAVFIFSIYEIVRATRKKKTESGSADFSKLFHPPEGRGDFSVTLAMGLFVLSSILNIVLCRVLVPHFPIIFFIGFALLYTPMMSYVHARLTGMTGQYAGIPMVREATFLLSGYKGAAIWFAPLPMHDYGGMAGFFREVELTGTKITSVIKAELLVMPIIFICGFIFWSFIWQLGPIPSALFPYAQKTWYFHAMQSSLWISSTAVGGKPFLLEALKFPVMATGLGFGLLLYVILAAAGLPMMLIYGFIRGVGQLPHSLFLEFIGALLGRYYFAKKFGEKNWRNYAPVIFAGFSCGMGLIGMVCIAATLIAQSVSKLPF
- a CDS encoding FtsX-like permease family protein yields the protein MFRNLITVVSALILSCTLLCANACYGAEAVAVLDGVSAGVVAKSFNFDNIKKDVHQFSAFGSRLVGYPGNVKAAEIIEKRFKDLGYTVEKQEFEVVTPIVGSASLEINRSKIRIYPIWPNIARTNQLPPEGLSGKIVYVGDGTWEEFKGKNLTGAIVLSEFRGYETNWPAFCEFGAKAIIFIEPEKISRNDAESKYLNGPASFPRFWVSKSNAQMLKQADGKNSVATVKCEMKWEKKKTWNIFAWVEGSDRELKNNLLVLESYYDSISVVPELSPGAEQSMGIATLLETARLIAQHKPKNSVCLTATSGHFLGLKGSFRLAALLSEKHRSKYEKLDKEFETLPKFKDFIEFAKPKLVISLDIGSNNPNVAMFACGNYFNDDFVRRFYVPVGDLIAKISNEAVTAGAKQVLIDAINPKKGKRWQDFLSSDSAFTCEIMERQSVPGINLVTANDPRYLCNTPLDLPQSINWENMETQCRLIVPVLVKYADNKDSLGNGKNQALFRLKELSFRFERIRGLALEFVRKESFLPSTIVPGALTYIQLMTRSYSGIYPFAMDITDENGKFIMENTRMLGATIQSFKTDPVTGEITYAPDMGSEGDAKYSRAATGRREKERPIILFPCKTFDLYNITDVRMFNSLTKIYVYDSKTDSAPLSYGNLPFEPCLTVFVEEGIKPKVTMGTGVIGIRKVVLNSNDRYPEGRGFKHEESSTIYNTSLRAAIDMWELDEYRLKKLEKHGISNPELRKMHGKSAELLEQAKKCLEEFDYRGLVKNTNEAVGFELRAYPDIGQTANDVVKGVLFYMALLLPFAYFAERLIFGFPDINRMIAGVFGIFLLFFIILRYVHPAFELTTTPWIILLAFIIVALGVIVISIILGKFNRQMEQMKTEQSGVHEADVGRMSAVGVSFSLGISNMRKRRDRTILTSLTLVILTFTVLSFTSVQTFVQTNKSEVKVPPKYDGILLRDKTWERLNARSGFYLGAEHSDKYPIAARYNYISSDLRWKESIEIKYNDKSFVVNGISGFDAEEKDVSGIDRTLFQGSRWFLKHEERVCMLPITAAKALGIEPGNLSDVYVSLASIKLKVIGVYDDKKVDSFTDLDGESMMPVDYTNLPPDVYELVVRTRAKRSAGDYSDEEVPINEYSHMLGSQVIWTDNATCAFLRGGMSSIAVGIKNAEERDKLLDSLVLRYAFNVYSGNTQENTTKMFTALGLTSFSGLGNLFVPILIAALIVLNTMLGSVYERIREISTFSAVGLAPVHISMLFIAEACVYATIGAIAGYLLGQSVSKLLLDLNMLGAMTLNYSSTSTVSTTIIIMLVVLLSTLYPAKQAAEIAVPAMDKKWKLPESDTGEIKVELPFTVSGVDAMGCIGFLKEYFDSHVDYADSNFYNNEVKFWKTPTKYGEGYSIGMDVWLPPYDLGTSQSIELRAIPADSHNIYEIDIILKHRSGDLSSWRRANRAFLSFLRKQFLIWRTVPQYKKEEYKKRICELMEKEGVVS